A single region of the Winslowiella toletana genome encodes:
- the sufC gene encoding Fe-S cluster assembly ATPase SufC — protein sequence MLSIKDLQVSIEDKQILRGLNLDVKPGEVHAIMGPNGSGKSTLSATLAGREEYEVIGGEISFKGKDLLELAPEDRAGEGIFMAFQYPVEIPGVSNQFFLQTAVNSVRKYRGQDALDRFDFQDFIEDKIQLLKMPEDLLTRSVNVGFSGGEKKRNDILQMAALEPELCILDETDSGLDIDALKIVANGVNTLRDGNRSFIIVTHYQRILDYIKPDFVHVLYQGKIVKSGDFSLVKQLEEQGYGWLTDEE from the coding sequence ATGTTAAGTATCAAAGATCTACAGGTAAGTATTGAAGATAAGCAGATTTTGCGCGGCCTGAACCTCGACGTGAAGCCGGGCGAAGTGCATGCCATTATGGGCCCGAATGGCTCAGGCAAAAGTACGCTTTCCGCGACTCTGGCCGGACGCGAAGAGTATGAAGTGATCGGCGGCGAAATCAGTTTTAAAGGCAAAGATCTGCTGGAGCTGGCTCCGGAAGATCGTGCCGGTGAAGGTATCTTTATGGCGTTCCAGTATCCGGTAGAGATCCCGGGCGTCAGCAACCAGTTCTTCCTGCAAACTGCGGTGAACTCGGTGCGTAAATACCGTGGGCAGGACGCGCTTGACCGTTTCGATTTCCAGGACTTTATCGAAGATAAAATTCAACTGCTGAAGATGCCGGAAGATTTGCTGACCCGTTCAGTCAATGTTGGCTTCTCTGGCGGTGAGAAAAAACGTAATGACATCCTGCAGATGGCAGCCCTGGAGCCGGAACTGTGCATTCTCGATGAGACCGACTCCGGTCTGGATATCGATGCGCTGAAAATTGTTGCCAACGGGGTCAATACCCTGCGTGACGGTAACCGCTCATTTATTATCGTGACTCACTATCAGCGTATTCTTGATTACATCAAACCTGATTTCGTCCACGTGCTTTATCAGGGCAAGATCGTTAAATCAGGCGACTTTAGCTTAGTGAAACAGTTGGAGGAGCAGGGCTATGGCTGGCTTACCGACGAAGAGTAG
- the sufD gene encoding Fe-S cluster assembly protein SufD has product MAGLPTKSSENALQQWHHLFESRGENRSLQAQQHWQQLLRLGLPTRKQENWKYTPLETLFSESFVLPQAGNVSADDLAQIALSLDAVRLVYIDGKLSAELSDSNFDLFDVQISQAAERRAFDAPVQPEVFLHLTESLAEQATTIQLARGKVAPRPLYLLHISSGSGDEQMNTSHYRHHVQIDDGAQAEVIEHYVSLNDAVHFTGARLTMSVGNNAQLTHTKLAFENVGSYHFAHNDIILLRDANVSSQSFLLGAGLTRHNTSSQLNGENTNLSINSLVLPVGKEVCDTRTYLEHNKGYCQSRQLHKTIVRDRARAVFNGMIKVAKHALKTDGQMTNNNLLLGRLAEVDTKPQLEIYADDVKCSHGATIGRIDDEQMFYLRSRGIDKPLAEQMIIHAFAAELTEAIADETLKEVVLQRIAQRFPEATNEF; this is encoded by the coding sequence ATGGCTGGCTTACCGACGAAGAGTAGCGAAAACGCGCTGCAACAGTGGCACCACCTGTTTGAGTCACGCGGTGAAAATCGCTCCTTGCAGGCACAGCAGCACTGGCAGCAACTGCTGCGCTTAGGTTTACCGACGCGTAAGCAGGAAAACTGGAAATACACTCCGCTGGAGACGCTGTTCAGCGAGAGCTTTGTGCTGCCGCAGGCGGGTAACGTCAGCGCAGACGATCTGGCGCAAATTGCACTGTCGCTTGATGCGGTTCGTCTGGTCTATATTGACGGAAAATTAAGCGCGGAACTGAGTGACAGCAACTTCGATCTGTTTGATGTACAGATTTCTCAGGCCGCTGAACGTCGCGCATTTGACGCGCCGGTGCAGCCTGAAGTGTTTCTGCATCTGACCGAAAGTCTCGCCGAGCAGGCTACCACCATACAGCTGGCGCGTGGCAAAGTGGCACCGCGTCCGCTGTATCTGCTGCATATCAGCAGCGGCAGCGGCGACGAACAGATGAATACTTCGCACTATCGTCACCATGTGCAAATTGACGATGGCGCGCAGGCAGAAGTGATCGAGCACTACGTCAGCCTGAATGATGCGGTGCACTTTACCGGCGCGCGTCTGACCATGTCGGTTGGCAATAACGCGCAGCTGACGCACACCAAACTGGCGTTTGAGAATGTTGGCAGCTATCACTTTGCGCACAACGACATTATCTTGCTGCGCGATGCTAACGTCAGCAGCCAGAGCTTCCTGCTGGGTGCTGGCCTGACGCGGCACAACACCAGTTCACAGCTGAACGGTGAGAACACTAATCTGTCGATTAACAGCCTGGTGCTGCCGGTGGGCAAAGAAGTGTGTGATACCCGCACTTACCTTGAACACAATAAAGGCTACTGCCAGAGCCGTCAGCTGCATAAAACTATCGTGCGCGACCGTGCCCGTGCGGTGTTTAACGGCATGATTAAAGTGGCGAAGCATGCGCTGAAAACCGACGGACAGATGACCAACAACAACCTGCTGTTGGGTCGCCTGGCCGAAGTGGACACCAAGCCGCAGCTGGAAATTTACGCCGATGACGTGAAATGTAGCCATGGTGCCACCATTGGCCGCATTGACGACGAGCAGATGTTCTATCTGCGCTCGCGCGGTATCGATAAGCCGCTGGCAGAGCAAATGATTATTCACGCGTTTGCCGCTGAGCTGACCGAAGCGATCGCTGATGAAACGCTGAAAGAGGTGGTGCTGCAACGCATCGCCCAGCGTTTCCCGGAGGCAACGAATGAGTTTTGA
- the sufS gene encoding cysteine desulfurase SufS — MSFDLARVRADFPILAREVNGQPLAYLDSAASAQKPLAVINAESHFYQHGYAAVHRGIHTLSAEATTDMENVRNQAARFLNAASPEEIVFVKGTTEGINLVASSWGGSQLQAGDNIIITQMEHHANIVPWQMVAKRVGAEVRVLPLTPQGELDIAVLPTLIDSRTRMLAVTQVSNVLGSINPVKQLVAQAKAAGVTTLIDGAQAVMHHQVDVQDIDCDFYVFSGHKIYGPTGIGILYGRKALLDQMPPWEGGGSMIANVSLTEETTFAAAPWRFEAGTPNTAAIIGLGAALSYVEELGLENIHQHEQMLMRYALDKLAAVPDLIIYGPQNRAGVIAFNLGRHHAYDVGSFLDQYGIAIRTGHHCAMPLMNYYQVPAMCRASFAMYNSEEEADRLVAGLTRIHRLLGG, encoded by the coding sequence ATGAGTTTTGATCTGGCGCGTGTCAGAGCTGATTTTCCGATTCTGGCGCGCGAGGTCAACGGTCAGCCGTTGGCCTATCTCGACAGCGCCGCCAGCGCACAAAAACCGTTAGCGGTGATTAACGCCGAAAGCCATTTTTATCAGCATGGCTATGCCGCGGTACATCGCGGCATTCACACGCTGAGTGCTGAAGCGACCACTGATATGGAAAACGTGCGCAATCAGGCGGCGCGTTTTCTGAATGCGGCTTCGCCGGAAGAGATCGTGTTCGTGAAGGGCACCACCGAAGGTATTAACCTGGTGGCCAGCAGCTGGGGCGGCAGTCAGTTACAGGCGGGTGATAATATTATCATCACCCAGATGGAGCACCACGCCAATATCGTGCCGTGGCAGATGGTCGCGAAGCGCGTTGGCGCTGAAGTGCGTGTGCTGCCGCTGACGCCGCAAGGCGAGCTGGATATTGCCGTGTTGCCAACGCTTATCGACAGTCGCACCCGGATGCTGGCGGTGACCCAGGTCTCCAACGTGCTCGGTTCGATAAATCCGGTAAAACAGCTGGTGGCGCAAGCGAAAGCCGCGGGGGTTACCACGCTGATCGACGGTGCCCAGGCGGTGATGCATCACCAGGTTGATGTCCAGGATATCGACTGCGACTTCTATGTGTTCTCTGGCCATAAAATTTATGGGCCTACCGGCATTGGTATTCTGTACGGCCGCAAAGCGCTGCTGGACCAGATGCCGCCGTGGGAAGGGGGCGGTTCGATGATCGCTAACGTCAGCCTGACCGAAGAGACGACTTTTGCTGCTGCGCCATGGCGCTTTGAGGCGGGGACGCCCAATACTGCGGCGATTATCGGTCTGGGTGCGGCGCTGAGCTATGTTGAAGAACTGGGGCTGGAGAATATCCATCAGCACGAACAGATGCTGATGCGTTACGCGCTGGATAAGCTGGCCGCGGTGCCTGATTTAATTATCTACGGGCCGCAAAATCGCGCCGGGGTGATCGCATTCAATCTCGGTCGCCATCACGCCTATGATGTGGGAAGTTTCCTCGACCAGTACGGTATTGCGATTCGCACCGGCCATCACTGTGCTATGCCGCTGATGAACTATTACCAGGTTCCGGCGATGTGTCGCGCTTCTTTTGCGATGTACAATAGCGAAGAGGAAGCGGACCGGCTGGTAGCGGGTCTGACACGTATTCATCGTTTGTTGGGCGGCTGA
- the sufE gene encoding cysteine desulfuration protein SufE, translated as MATLPDKEKLVRNFNRCANWEEKYLYVIELGAVLPELSDSFRQPEYIISGCQSQVWIVMDEASDGKIQLQGDSDAAIVKGLIAIVFILYQGMTAAEIARFDVRPWFEQLALTQHLTPSRSQGLEAMIRAIRHRAQALS; from the coding sequence ATGGCAACACTGCCAGACAAAGAAAAGCTGGTACGCAATTTTAATCGTTGCGCCAACTGGGAAGAGAAGTACCTGTACGTGATTGAACTGGGCGCGGTTTTGCCTGAATTGTCCGATTCATTTCGTCAGCCCGAGTACATTATTTCTGGCTGTCAAAGCCAGGTGTGGATTGTGATGGATGAGGCCAGCGATGGCAAAATTCAGTTGCAGGGTGACAGTGATGCGGCAATTGTTAAAGGCCTGATTGCTATCGTCTTTATCCTTTATCAGGGGATGACTGCGGCTGAAATTGCCCGCTTTGATGTTCGCCCGTGGTTTGAGCAACTTGCCCTGACGCAACACCTTACGCCATCCCGTTCGCAGGGGCTGGAAGCGATGATTCGCGCGATTCGCCATAGAGCACAAGCCCTCAGCTGA
- a CDS encoding L,D-transpeptidase family protein: protein MKPLLRLAAFFALTLIAGTRVVSATEYPLPPDNSRLIGENSIYVVPADNRSLERIAAEYKIGLLSMLQANPGTDPWLPRAGSQLTIPSQMLLPDTKREGIVINLAELRLYYYPKDENKVIVYPIGIGQLGANTPIMVTSISQKIPNPTWTPTVNIRKRYAERGITLPGTVPAGPDNPMGLFALRLAYGAGHYLIHGTNANFGIGMRVSSGCIRLRNEDIEALFNDVPRGTRVEVINQPIKYAIEPDGKRYVEVHQPLSKSESDDPQTKKIALSNTAKAFIDSQLSDSGLINQAIERRSGMPVLVNSGEPVDQHTPLPAIISPQTGSAPSGRVPATISQAEGVRVIR, encoded by the coding sequence ATGAAACCTTTGTTACGCCTTGCAGCATTTTTTGCCCTGACGCTGATCGCCGGGACGCGCGTTGTCAGCGCGACAGAATACCCTTTGCCACCAGATAACAGCCGCCTAATCGGCGAGAACAGTATCTACGTGGTGCCGGCGGATAACCGTTCGCTGGAACGGATTGCCGCTGAATACAAAATTGGACTGCTGAGCATGCTACAAGCGAATCCCGGCACTGACCCGTGGTTGCCAAGAGCCGGTAGCCAGCTGACGATTCCCAGCCAAATGTTGTTACCTGACACCAAACGCGAAGGGATAGTGATTAACCTCGCGGAGCTGCGACTCTATTACTACCCCAAGGATGAGAATAAAGTCATCGTTTATCCGATCGGCATTGGCCAGCTGGGTGCCAATACACCAATCATGGTGACCAGTATCAGCCAAAAAATTCCTAATCCAACCTGGACACCCACCGTCAATATCCGCAAGCGCTATGCCGAACGGGGGATTACCCTGCCGGGTACGGTCCCTGCCGGGCCGGATAATCCAATGGGACTGTTTGCGCTGCGCCTGGCGTACGGTGCCGGCCACTATCTGATTCACGGTACCAATGCTAATTTTGGCATCGGTATGCGCGTCAGTTCGGGTTGTATTCGTTTACGTAACGAGGATATCGAGGCGTTATTTAATGACGTGCCGAGAGGGACGCGGGTAGAGGTGATTAATCAGCCGATTAAATACGCCATTGAACCGGATGGTAAGCGCTACGTTGAAGTGCACCAGCCGCTGTCAAAGAGTGAGAGCGACGATCCCCAAACCAAGAAAATTGCGTTGAGCAACACGGCGAAAGCGTTTATCGACAGTCAGCTCAGTGATTCCGGGCTGATTAACCAGGCCATCGAGCGGCGTTCCGGGATGCCGGTATTGGTTAACAGCGGGGAGCCTGTCGATCAGCATACGCCACTGCCTGCGATAATATCGCCGCAGACGGGCTCTGCGCCGTCCGGGCGTGTACCCGCTACCATCTCTCAGGCGGAGGGAGTACGCGTCATACGGTGA
- a CDS encoding major outer membrane lipoprotein: protein MNRTKLVLGAVILGSTLLAGCSSNAKIDQLSTDVQTLNAKVDQLSNDVNAVRSDVQAAKDDAARANQRLDNQAHSYRK from the coding sequence ATGAATCGTACTAAACTGGTACTGGGCGCGGTAATCCTGGGTTCTACTCTGCTGGCTGGTTGTTCTAGCAATGCTAAAATCGACCAACTGTCTACTGACGTTCAGACTCTGAACGCTAAAGTTGACCAGCTGAGCAACGACGTGAACGCAGTGCGTTCTGACGTTCAGGCTGCTAAAGATGACGCAGCTCGTGCAAACCAGCGTCTGGACAACCAGGCTCACTCTTACCGTAAGTAA
- the pykF gene encoding pyruvate kinase PykF, with amino-acid sequence MKKTKIVCTIGPKTESEEMLTSLLDAGMNVMRLNFSHGDYDEHGKRIANMRAVMSKTGHQAAILLDTKGPEIRTMKLEGGVDAALKAGQTFTFTTDQSVIGNAERVAVTYPGFAADLKIGNTVLVDDGLIGMEVIEVTENTVVCKVLNNGDLGENKGVNLPGVSIQLPALAEKDKRDLIFGCEQGVDFVAASFIRKRSDVLEIREHLKQHGGAHIQIISKIENQEGLNNFDEILDASDGIMVARGDLGVEIPVEEVIFAQKMMIKKCNRARKVVITATQMLDSMIKNPRPTRAEAGDVANAILDGTDAVMLSGESAKGKYPLESVTIMATICERTDRVMKSRIDSQQDNRKMRITEAVCRSAVETAEKLEAPVIVVATEGGKSAKSVRKYFPNATILALTTNEQTARQLILTKGVVTHIVKEIASTDDFYRIGKEAALESGYALKGEVVVMVSGALVPSGTTNTSSVHVL; translated from the coding sequence ATGAAAAAGACCAAGATTGTATGTACTATCGGCCCGAAAACTGAATCGGAAGAAATGCTGACCAGCCTGCTTGACGCTGGCATGAACGTCATGCGCCTGAACTTCTCTCATGGCGATTACGATGAACACGGTAAACGCATCGCAAACATGCGTGCGGTGATGAGCAAAACCGGCCACCAGGCTGCGATTCTGCTCGACACCAAAGGTCCGGAAATTCGTACTATGAAGCTGGAAGGCGGCGTTGATGCTGCACTGAAAGCGGGCCAGACCTTTACCTTTACTACCGATCAGTCAGTGATCGGCAATGCCGAACGCGTGGCGGTCACCTACCCGGGTTTCGCGGCTGACCTGAAAATCGGTAATACCGTGCTGGTTGACGACGGCCTGATCGGTATGGAAGTCATTGAAGTCACCGAAAACACCGTGGTATGTAAAGTGCTGAATAACGGCGACCTTGGTGAAAATAAAGGCGTTAACCTGCCAGGCGTTTCTATCCAGCTGCCTGCGCTGGCCGAAAAAGACAAACGCGACCTGATCTTCGGTTGCGAACAGGGCGTGGACTTTGTTGCCGCCTCGTTTATTCGTAAACGTTCTGACGTGCTGGAAATTCGCGAACACCTGAAACAGCACGGCGGCGCGCACATTCAGATCATCTCCAAGATCGAAAACCAGGAAGGCCTGAACAACTTCGACGAAATCCTCGATGCTTCTGATGGCATCATGGTAGCGCGTGGCGACCTCGGCGTAGAGATCCCGGTTGAAGAAGTGATCTTCGCGCAGAAGATGATGATCAAAAAATGTAACCGTGCACGTAAAGTGGTCATCACCGCCACCCAGATGCTCGATTCAATGATCAAAAACCCGCGCCCTACCCGTGCGGAGGCCGGCGACGTGGCTAACGCCATTCTCGACGGTACTGATGCAGTGATGCTGTCTGGTGAAAGCGCCAAGGGTAAATACCCGCTGGAGTCGGTCACCATTATGGCGACCATCTGTGAGCGTACAGACCGTGTGATGAAAAGCCGTATCGACTCCCAGCAAGATAACCGCAAAATGCGTATCACCGAAGCGGTGTGTCGCAGCGCGGTAGAAACCGCTGAGAAACTGGAAGCGCCAGTCATTGTGGTGGCAACCGAAGGCGGTAAATCTGCTAAGTCAGTGCGTAAATACTTCCCTAACGCCACCATCCTGGCGCTGACCACCAATGAGCAGACTGCACGTCAGTTGATTCTCACCAAAGGTGTGGTTACCCATATCGTGAAAGAGATCGCTTCTACCGACGATTTCTACCGTATTGGTAAAGAAGCCGCGCTGGAAAGTGGCTACGCATTGAAGGGCGAAGTGGTCGTCATGGTATCCGGTGCTCTGGTACCAAGCGGCACTACCAATACCTCTTCAGTTCACGTTCTGTAA
- a CDS encoding MATE family efflux transporter: MQKYLTEARQLLALAIPVILAQVAQTSMGFVDTIMAGAVSATDMAAVAVGTSIWLPAILFGHGLLLALTPTVAQLNGSGRRDRIAHQVRQAYWLAALVSLLIMLVLYNAGYMIAAMHGIDARMAEIAVGYLHALLWGAPGYLFFQVARNQCEGLSKTKPGMVLGFIGLLVNIPVNYIFIYGHFGMPALGGVGCGVATASVYWVMFILMKIWVGRAGSMRDIKLATRFDAPDWKVLYRLSSLGLPVALALFFEVTLFAVVALLVSPLGIVKVAGHQIALNFSSLMFVLPLSLGVAATIRVGYRLGQGSAEAARVAAWTAQGVGVIMAAFTATFTVIFREQIAQLYTDNPEVITLATQLMLLAAIYQFSDSIQVIGSGILRGYKDTRSIFFITFIAYWILGLPVGYLLGMTDWVVPAMGPAGFWCGFIIGLTSSAVMMIWRMRRLQRLPAEVILARAAR; the protein is encoded by the coding sequence GTGCAGAAGTATCTGACAGAAGCGCGTCAATTATTAGCGCTCGCGATCCCGGTGATTCTTGCGCAAGTTGCGCAAACATCCATGGGCTTCGTGGATACCATTATGGCTGGTGCCGTCAGCGCGACCGACATGGCCGCGGTTGCGGTAGGAACCTCAATCTGGCTGCCGGCAATTCTGTTCGGTCACGGTTTGCTGCTGGCGTTAACCCCAACCGTTGCGCAACTTAACGGTTCCGGTCGACGTGACCGCATTGCGCATCAGGTGCGCCAGGCTTACTGGCTGGCCGCTCTGGTTTCACTGCTAATTATGCTGGTGCTGTATAACGCCGGCTATATGATTGCGGCGATGCACGGCATTGATGCCAGAATGGCTGAGATTGCCGTCGGCTATCTGCACGCCCTGCTTTGGGGCGCACCGGGCTATCTGTTTTTCCAGGTGGCACGCAACCAGTGTGAAGGACTGTCGAAGACCAAACCCGGTATGGTGCTGGGCTTTATTGGCCTGCTGGTGAATATTCCGGTTAACTACATCTTTATCTACGGTCATTTTGGCATGCCTGCACTTGGCGGCGTTGGCTGTGGCGTTGCCACCGCATCGGTCTACTGGGTGATGTTTATTCTGATGAAAATCTGGGTTGGCCGCGCCGGTTCGATGCGTGATATTAAACTGGCTACTCGCTTCGATGCGCCGGACTGGAAAGTGCTGTATCGCCTGAGCAGCCTCGGCCTGCCGGTGGCGCTGGCGCTGTTTTTTGAAGTCACGCTGTTTGCGGTGGTGGCGCTGCTGGTGTCACCACTGGGTATCGTCAAGGTGGCCGGTCACCAGATTGCGCTGAACTTCAGTTCGCTGATGTTTGTTCTGCCGCTGTCGCTCGGCGTCGCGGCGACCATTCGCGTCGGCTATCGCCTTGGGCAAGGCTCGGCGGAAGCTGCGCGCGTCGCCGCCTGGACCGCACAAGGCGTCGGCGTAATAATGGCAGCATTCACTGCGACCTTTACGGTGATTTTCCGCGAACAGATAGCCCAGCTTTATACCGACAATCCTGAAGTGATTACGCTGGCGACACAGCTGATGCTGCTGGCCGCGATTTATCAGTTCTCTGATTCGATTCAGGTCATTGGCAGCGGTATTTTGCGCGGCTATAAAGATACCCGCTCGATTTTCTTTATCACCTTTATCGCTTACTGGATACTCGGCCTGCCAGTCGGGTATCTGCTGGGGATGACCGACTGGGTCGTGCCGGCAATGGGTCCGGCCGGATTCTGGTGCGGCTTTATTATTGGCCTGACCTCATCGGCGGTGATGATGATCTGGCGGATGCGTCGTCTGCAACGATTGCCGGCGGAAGTGATCCTCGCACGCGCAGCGCGTTAA
- a CDS encoding riboflavin synthase subunit alpha has translation MFTGIVQGTAEVLSIEEKTNFRTHIVRLPAEMLPGLELGASVSHNGCCLTVTAVDGDRVSFDLVKETLRITNLGDLQPGDQINVERAAKFSDEIGGHLMSGHIMTTAEICKIVNSENNREIWFKPQDASQMKYILHKGFIGIDGISLTVGDVTKSKFCVHLIPETLARTTLGKKKLGQRVNIEIDPHTQAIVETVERVLAQREAALLAAAAEQISD, from the coding sequence ATGTTTACCGGTATTGTGCAGGGCACCGCAGAGGTGTTGTCGATTGAAGAGAAAACCAATTTCCGAACTCATATTGTTAGATTACCGGCTGAAATGCTGCCGGGGCTGGAGTTAGGTGCGTCGGTATCCCATAACGGCTGCTGTCTGACGGTCACTGCGGTAGACGGCGATCGGGTCAGTTTCGATTTGGTAAAAGAGACGTTGCGTATTACTAATCTCGGCGACTTGCAGCCAGGCGACCAGATTAACGTCGAGCGTGCGGCAAAATTCAGTGATGAAATTGGCGGACATTTAATGTCAGGTCATATTATGACCACCGCAGAGATCTGTAAGATCGTTAATTCCGAGAATAACCGTGAAATCTGGTTTAAACCGCAAGATGCTTCGCAAATGAAGTATATCCTGCATAAAGGTTTTATCGGCATTGATGGTATTAGCCTGACGGTAGGGGATGTGACCAAAAGCAAATTTTGCGTGCATTTAATTCCTGAAACGCTGGCGCGCACCACGCTGGGCAAGAAAAAACTCGGCCAGCGGGTCAATATTGAAATCGATCCTCATACCCAGGCGATTGTTGAAACCGTTGAGCGCGTGTTGGCACAGCGCGAAGCGGCATTGCTGGCCGCAGCGGCCGAGCAGATTTCCGACTGA
- the cfa gene encoding cyclopropane fatty acyl phospholipid synthase has translation MSSSCIEEVGLKENNWYRIVREMLQTADVEVNGSRPWDIQVKNPQFFRRVLQEGSLGLGESYMDGWWECDQLDMFFYRVLKHRLDQQLPHHFKDTLRIAAARLTNLQSKKRAWIVGKEHYDLGNDLFSLMLDSHMQYSCGYWKQADSLEQAQHAKLTMICDKLQLQPGMTLLDIGCGWGGLAEFAARHYGVSVVGVTISAEQQKLAQDRCAGLDVSILLQDYRDLNQQFDRIVSVGMFEHVGPKNYATYFEVVNRNLKPDGLFLLHTIGAIRTDMHVDPWIDKYIFPNGCLPSVRHIADASEPHFVMEDWHNFGADYDTTLMAWYQRFLEAWPQLENNYDERFKRMFSYYLNACAGAFRARDIQLWQVVFSHGVDGGLRVPH, from the coding sequence ATGAGTTCATCGTGTATAGAAGAAGTGGGCTTAAAAGAAAATAATTGGTATCGCATCGTCCGCGAAATGTTGCAGACTGCCGATGTCGAGGTAAACGGTTCACGGCCCTGGGATATTCAGGTAAAAAATCCGCAATTTTTCCGTCGGGTATTGCAGGAAGGCTCGCTGGGGCTGGGTGAAAGTTATATGGACGGCTGGTGGGAGTGTGATCAGCTGGATATGTTTTTTTATCGGGTGTTAAAGCACCGACTCGATCAGCAATTACCTCATCATTTTAAAGATACCCTGCGCATCGCCGCGGCCCGCCTGACTAATCTGCAATCAAAAAAACGCGCCTGGATTGTTGGCAAAGAACATTACGATCTTGGCAACGATCTTTTTAGCCTGATGCTCGATTCGCATATGCAGTATTCATGTGGCTACTGGAAACAGGCTGATTCGCTGGAACAGGCGCAACATGCCAAACTGACCATGATCTGCGATAAATTACAGCTGCAACCGGGCATGACGCTGCTGGATATTGGCTGCGGCTGGGGCGGGCTGGCGGAATTCGCCGCGCGTCATTATGGCGTCAGCGTGGTGGGCGTAACGATTTCTGCTGAACAACAGAAACTGGCGCAGGACCGCTGTGCCGGCCTTGATGTTTCCATCCTGTTGCAAGACTACCGCGATCTGAATCAGCAGTTTGACCGTATTGTTTCCGTCGGAATGTTTGAACACGTCGGGCCGAAGAATTACGCCACTTATTTTGAGGTGGTGAACCGTAATTTAAAACCGGACGGTCTTTTCCTGCTGCATACCATCGGCGCGATTCGCACTGATATGCATGTCGACCCATGGATTGATAAGTATATTTTCCCCAATGGTTGTTTACCTTCGGTGCGCCATATTGCCGACGCCAGTGAACCGCACTTTGTGATGGAAGACTGGCATAACTTTGGTGCGGATTATGACACCACCTTAATGGCGTGGTATCAGCGCTTTCTGGAGGCATGGCCGCAGCTGGAAAATAATTACGACGAACGTTTTAAACGAATGTTTAGCTACTATCTTAACGCTTGTGCCGGTGCATTTCGCGCGCGCGATATTCAGCTATGGCAGGTGGTATTCAGTCATGGCGTAGATGGTGGGTTGCGCGTTCCGCATTAA